The window GCGTGCTTTGAATCCCACGCCACCGGCGGATAAAGCCTCATAGTTTCACACAAACACGCCTTAAGAAAATCCATATTCTTAATATCTTCGAAAtccatattcttcttcttctccgccGACGCCGACGACAACTCACGAACGATCCCAGTTTCCACGTCGCGATGACACGTCAACAGCCAAAACAGCCACGTAAGTGCGGCCGACGTGGTATCCTTTCCTGCCATGAGAAAACTTATGGCCATATCCCTCGCCATGTCATCATCCATACCGGCGTCAAGCATTCTCGACAACAGATCGTTCCTATCTCCTCCGGCgagtttctctctcttcctcttCTGAATAATCTCGTTGATGCTGACGTGAATAGCTCCGACTGAATCTCTCAAATTTCTTTCTGTCCCCATGTTTAACAATTTCTTGATTTTCCAAATTATCTGAATAGGGGCGGCGCCGCGGATAGCACTTGAAGCCGCCGCGTTATCAAATGAAACTAAAAGCGGCGGCGGCGGATTGGAGAGATCCAGACAATCCGGGTCGAACCCGAGTGAGACCCGACAAATTATGTCGAAACCCAATCTGGTCATTAATTCTTGGAAATCAATAACTTGCCCTGTTTTCGCAGTGGAGATTAGATACGGAATAAGCCGGTTCTCAATTTCGTCTTCTAGAACTTTAAAGACGAATTCTTTCAACGTCTTGGCGCTGAAATCATGACTTGCTAACTTACGTTGGGAGCTCCAGAGCTTCCCGTCGGCGTTAAAGATTCCTGTGCCGAGAAAATCGCCGAGAATCTCAGTAAATTTATGGCCTTTTGGGTAGTTATGGAAATTTGATTTGAGAATGTATTCGACGTTTTGAGGGTTTGCGGTTATTATTGTACGACATGAGCCTAGACGGGTGATGACGATGGTGTTTGACGGGGAGATTGATAAAAGGTCAGTATACCAGTGGAGGAGACGGCGGCGGTTATGGTAGAATGAGATGATACATCCAATGATTGGGTACGTTGGAGGACCAAATTTGATTCGAGGAGTTTTGTAATGGTGTTGGATAATAAGAAAGAGGAGAGGGAGAAGGGAGGTTAGAGAGAGAATTGTGGTAAGAACTGAGAAAGACATTTTTTGTGTTGTTTATGGATGGAGTTgagaggaagaagatgatgatgataagtataaatagagagaaaaggaacaattttttcacgttttaatcATCTATTAAAATCGCAAACTATAAACGCATGGGCATGGCGGCATGAGTGTCCAAAGCCGCTTTCGTAATCGCTATGGTCCTGGCCATTAGTTTGAGAaagcttttattttatttatttaagagtGGAATACTCAAATCTGTATAAGAACCgaccaaaacaaataatttgaataacaTGTTGGTCGGAGTATGGATTATTAAAAGATAATGTTAAATAAACGGGAAGAATgcaaattttatcattaaattataatgaattattcaCGTATATAACTGAACTCatttttgttcgttcatacCGCTATAGTTGATCAGCTTAATGTTCATATATATCATTTgttaataaaaacattcaaatccGTTATGTTTCCTCACCGTTAAAATATTACACATGTGATtgacatgtcattttttaaaaattaatatatattataaatttatttttattcataatcctaaataatAAACACTTACATTTTAGATGCATTAACCAAACTTAgacattttgaaaaaattaacaataattcttttttttttcaaattaatatattttcaacatttatttttattaacattcttaaataataaaataaatcacttTTAACTTTCTCATATTCTTGTTACCCTAATTCACTAAGTAGtcaataaataaactaaaaaaacatacataaataacattaataaaaatccatataatatcataaattatatagtAGCAAAATCCATCATTACATACATCCTAAATTCAAAATACTATATTCATTAGATACATCTATTCATACATTTACCCAAATTCATAATACTGTATTCATTACATACATCtactcaaatttaaaaatctacCTCCTTATAAAAACTTCATATATTAAAACTTACATATTCACTTAGTAAGTTTGTATTTTccaaacaattttctttttgttcAATGATTGCATCTTGTAGTTGTCTAGTTGAAATTGTCTGTGTACCTCTCCACATGAAGCCTAGTGGCCTTATACCATGTTGTAATTGAGTGACACCAATAATAATTTGGTTCACTTGCACCTCTACTTCCACCAATTTCTATATCTTTATCTCCACCAATTCTTGCATCTTCACATGAATGTGTAACTACTTCAGTACAtgtacattttaatttaatgattgataaaaaaaattattattttaaaatatacaaacgTAAAATAATATCGTAAGATATAAGTTTCTTAAtattatccaaaatattatGAAGTACACTAGAGAATTCTCCTTGTGAGGATTGCCTTTGTGAGAATGGTTGTTGTGAGGATTGACCTTGTGAGAATGATCTTTGTGAGGATTCTCCTTGTGAGAATGGTCTTTGTGAGGATTGACATTGTGAGAATGGTCCTTGTGAGGGTTGTCCTTGTGACCATGGTGGTTGTGGGACTTGTCTTTGCAAAGATTGTCCTTGTGTGTATGTGTCTGCACCATCAAATTCTATCATTTAGacattaaacttttttaaattaatatttacacaTTAAATTACGTAAATCGTTGCTTGGAGGAGCATTGACAATTCCACCACTAGCTATAGTATTGCATCCTTATAAACCAATAGGCCTTATATAGTCAACTTATAATCATTCCATCATCAACTTATTTAAGAGGTTGTCATATACTGTTCTTATAAAAACAAGGCTTCTTTATGTAATTAGGAGAACCCAAATTCATTCAGTGATTAGCCATTGTTTATAAGTGAAAGTATTTGGATAATTAATTCAAAGCAACAAAACATGACATTATTCAAAGTTTGGATATCATAACAATTCTTATCCTACACAAACCATGAACAACATAAGACAATTAATTCAATTGAATTCATATAACCAACTATCGTGGACGACGTTAAAGGAAAAGATCATGAATGGAGTAAAAGAACTTGAGATCATCGATCTATTCCCTTAATCACACATAAGCATCAAGGACATGGACATGagaattaactaataaaaaattatcacatTTAATAGAAACCTGATGATAATCAAAAGTTTATCACACTATTACCAAATTCTTATCAATATATAGCAGCAGAAGTCAATGCTACATCTAGTAGCTACTTTCAAGGCTCCACTTCAGTAATTATATGTTGACGTTGGAACAGATTTCACTTCATAAAATGGTAAGTAAATGATATCCTGATAATGCATTTTTGTTGATAGGATAAACCCTAATCAATTAGATAGATTCACCTTTCTAAAACAGGACATTAaactatcaaatattttatcatttgagGCTATTtagtttttctattttaattgacGTGACTTTATATGTTTGAAACATGacttcatctctcttctcctcCACATTCTCCATCGAGAGAGCTTCATCTTCTCCTCCACATTCTCCATTGAGAGAGCTTCATCTTCTCCTCCATCACAACCCCATTTTCTTCTTCCATCTTCTTCTTTACATCACCACCCTACATCTCGTTCGATCGACGAAGAGCTTGTCCGCTAGTCCGCGACGTTAGACCTCTATCCTTTTATCGACCTAGCTTAGTCACTCCTTTCTCGATCGATGAATCTTCATATTGCGAATTCGATCGATGGTGGCTCGATTCaggtatttaaattttattactttaatttatcACACTAGTGGAAAAATAGGCTTCCGTAACGAAGCTTATTAACGGCGTTCGAATGCCCTTACTGATACTTTTTTTAGTAACGGTTTATTATAACCGATACTGTTATGAAGGTATCAATAAAGGCTATATAATACcgttactattataaatattcagtAACGGACATAATGAATCACCGTTACAAATAATAGCTtcttaaaagttttttttggaattaagggTATCAATAACGGTTATtgttaaaaccgttactaatatgaCTTCACTTTAAATTTTGTTCAAGgaatattagtaacggttttggAGAGAAACCATTACTGAAAGTATATTGGTAACGATTTTAAGAATAACGGTTACTAATATGCCTTCAATTTGAAATTTTACTCAAGGAATATCAGTAacagttttggagggaaaccGTAACTTAAAgtgtattagtaacggttttgaGAATAACCGTTATGGATATGTCTTCAATTTAAACTTTTGCTCAAggaatatcagtaacggttttggagggaaaccgttactgaaagtaTATTGGTAACGATTTTGAGGATAACCATTACTAATACGCGCCATGTCGTTTCGTCTTCACAAGGGGTATCAGTAACGATTTTtagtataaccgttactgatatgacttcagtttaaattttttgaagGTTTATTTGTAATGGTTTCCCTtcaaaaccgttactaatatagtACTAGTAAcgattattttgaaaatcattacTAATACGTGCCCTGTCGTTTCATCTTTACaagaggtatcagtaacggttcttgagaaaaccgttactgatatcgaTTTAACATCAGTAATGGTTTATCTAAATCGTTACTAAGACTCTAATAAAACGCGAGAGCGCGCCGCCctctttcttttttccttctttctttcttctcttttctcCGCGCTCCCGTTTTCTTCTTCTCCGCCACATGTCTGTTGAAGTCGTCACCGGTAGAAGACGTCGATCATCCGCAATCAAGtaagttttcttcttcttttctctaTTCCACCTCCTGTTCAAGCCTCCTACCGGTTGAATGCGATCTCCTCCGCCGCCCGTTCAAGCCCCTACAATCAATTAGGTAAGTTCATCTATTTCTTTCATTATCTTCTTTCAATCAATTTCTAATACTCTTTTTTGCAGAAATTTCAATTCCCCTGCTGGTTGTATCAGCTCTCCTCTACCGCCCGTTTAAGGTTCCTGCAATTAGGTAacttctttatttctttttcaaatatgtTTTCAATATATTCTTTTTCCGGATTTTTCTACACGTGAAGAAGAATCTGTACATTCTAATTATTGGAATCTATTCTAGCTTAGTCTTGAAACTAGGGACTTTTGTGTACAATGTAGCCAATATAAGTGGAATCATATACTAGTATCATTTATTGTTAAACCTGCAATAGTAAgaaagattttttattgtttagatGGAGTCAATATCAACCCTTAAGTTGTAAATTttgtatcatatttatttatctacatTGTGGCTATATATAGTTAAATGAAGCTATAGAGATATGTTTGAGAGTgatacaaatttcaaataatttgtttcaaatattgtttaaataccCCTTTTACTcggcaaaagaaaagaaaacttcTCTTCGGTTCTTTTGTTCGGTTCTTTTGATTGAAAAAGATTGTGTTTGAGTTCTTTGATTCACTTTTCTTATTTGAAGTTTGAAGGTTCTCTTTCGCTGATTgaatttgttgttgttgttgtcgtCGTTGTCTTTCGTCGATATACTGGTTAGTCATCAAATTcctttaattagattaattgattagttagattaatgtattatttgtattttaggTTATtgcattaatgaattatttgtatgttaggttagtgcattattgttagattagttagattgttatattatttgatgttaggttaaattatatattggaTTGGTTGTTAATTGTATTtgagattaagttagattatttgaatgttagattattagaatgttagattattggattgttagattaatgaattatttgtatgttagattattgcattattggattatttgtatgttaggttattgCTTTATTGGATTATTgaattgttagattattgaATTGTATGTTGATTAGGTTATGATagtttattgaattatatattaaataattagactAGTTAGGTTTAtggttaatttaaaaataaaaaactttatttgacataataatattttgtctagTCCTAATGGTAGTcccagacaaaacatggatgactatacttcgtaccgATCCAAAATATATTGAgggggttgacaaattcatagaatttgctgaaagATTTATGGGTAAATAGTCtattgcatgtccttgtgtaaggtgtgcaaatcgagtGTATGAGAATAAGACCGTCGTTAGATCTCATCTGGTTGTATTATAcataagacaaaattatggtttttggtattttcacggtgaaaaGAGAATTGAATGTCAGAATGTAAATGTTGTTAGTGAGAATGTAGAGGAAGATGAGTttgaagacgaaccgatcaatATAGCACCAAATAACGAGAGTTATATCATGGAAGACGAACCTGTTGACGTTTGTGAGGATAATCTAATAGAAGATATTATTTGAAAGGATCGGTGACAccaatagagatgggggtctaactattaatgacaaCTTCTATAacacggtttgatagaaatcctattaaggatttatatcactttttattcttcacaaacccttgaaaactcttgaagcgattaaagtgcggaaacgtttgctcaggtttgaaacTAAGAACCAGTTCGAAAAGTTAACACAGAATGAAAAAGACACAACAGGTTGTTTAGGGATGTTcgaagcaaactctcctacatcaccccttcttccaaccaccgaaaggattcactatacattctttgaatcaaatacaattttcttGCTAGCtaattgttgaacagaacaaactatgttcaacttacagaatGTTTTAGAATATCAATCAGCTagacaatgctttgattctatctctcacTTGAATGTGATGTACAAAATTAGTAAGTAAGAAAGCAATTAGTAAGATGGTGTGTGAGATTGGTtgctcgtccgttgtccttgaaaatctttaaataaaagataggtaccaacggtcgaatcttctgcaTTGAAACGTGACAaaacccattggaaagcctccatagtacacaagtacaaCAGAATCtgtgcacaaagatcgtggtcgtaccaatctagTAGTGCGCCAGATATTCTTTTAGAATTGTCCTACAAggaacaagtagtggaaagaatatttaattacgtggcattcattcattggatgcaattgGTTGTCGTACTGTTCTACATGGataagtggagcaggagtagcgaacatgtagttgatcgtgggtagacggatgatgacttcaagcaactgctgaagcgaggcattggacgtgctccattagactgccaagtctaaggaaaTTAGACGTCCTACGTCTAATAAttggatccattagaccaccaagtctaatggagttagacggaacgtctaactacgtgtcacttcagactagtctaaaggagttagacgttagcgtctaactttcatctgttagactacacgtttaactacgtatccgttagaccgcacgtctaactatgtatt is drawn from Impatiens glandulifera chromosome 3, dImpGla2.1, whole genome shotgun sequence and contains these coding sequences:
- the LOC124930130 gene encoding cytochrome P450 94B3 encodes the protein MSFSVLTTILSLTSLLPLLFLIIQHHYKTPRIKFGPPTYPIIGCIISFYHNRRRLLHWYTDLLSISPSNTIVITRLGSCRTIITANPQNVEYILKSNFHNYPKGHKFTEILGDFLGTGIFNADGKLWSSQRKLASHDFSAKTLKEFVFKVLEDEIENRLIPYLISTAKTGQVIDFQELMTRLGFDIICRVSLGFDPDCLDLSNPPPPLLVSFDNAAASSAIRGAAPIQIIWKIKKLLNMGTERNLRDSVGAIHVSINEIIQKRKREKLAGGDRNDLLSRMLDAGMDDDMARDMAISFLMAGKDTTSAALTWLFWLLTCHRDVETGIVRELSSASAEKKKNMDFEDIKNMDFLKACLCETMRLYPPVAWDSKHAGDRDLLPDGTVVYKGDRVTYFPYGMGRMEELWGKDRLEFRPDRWFVEPNGGEMKKVSPYVYPIFQAGPRVCLGKEMAFIQMKYVAASILRRFEVFPAAAQKKIPIFVPLLTAHMLGGFQVNICEKEQPLV